The Quercus robur chromosome 7, dhQueRobu3.1, whole genome shotgun sequence genome has a segment encoding these proteins:
- the LOC126691487 gene encoding NAC domain-containing protein 2-like, protein MPRIRLPPGFKFQPTDQELILVYLLPKIRENLADDFIKFSDDVYKKPPSEFCTDSTALYGHDNIGKHYFFTRLRRSNRKVVRTVGSCGSWHESKKYNIVNNEVTIGCKRLLNFKLKGEGECNATKTTEWIMHEFSHSNESPDIVLCVIQNKKKDEEKGLGSPLVLGLGWGSGSGSRRSLTITSVESGSPRSFFDNPDIFEEIYAFPPYYEKTTEVERRPGELNDLADDPVIQFDPMSLLRDEPCPAQDEEIQQSMNMGPQCDNDLFSGCSGFIPLTLLNEDAPIHSPEFDQYFN, encoded by the coding sequence atgcCTCGGATACGTCTGCCACCGGGGTTTAAGTTCCAGCCAACCGACCAGGAATTGATTTTGGTCTATCTTTTACCAAAGATTCGAGAGAATTTGGCTGACGACTTCATTAAATTCTCTGATGACGTTTATAAAAAGCCACCCTCAGAGTTCTGTACTGATTCCACGGCTTTGTATGGACATGACAACATTGGGAAGCACTATTTCTTCACCCGCTTAAGGAGGTCCAATCGAAAGGTGGTTCGCACGGTTGGCTCTTGTGGATCCTGGCATGAaagcaaaaaatataatatagtgAACAACGAAGTGACTATTGGGTGCAAAAGATTGTTGAATTTCAAACTGAAGGGTGAAGGTGAATGTAACGCTACAAAAACTACCGAGTGGATAATGCACGAATTCAGTCACAGCAATGAAAGCCCCGATATAGTTCTGTGTGTGATTCAGAATAAGAAGAAGGACGAGGAGAAGGGTTTGGGTTCGcctttggttttgggtttgggttgggGTTCAGGTTCGGGTTCTAGAAGAAGTTTAACAATTACATCGGTGGAATCGGGTTCGCCGAGGAGTTTTTTTGACAATCCGGATATATTTGAAGAGATTTACGCATTCCCCCCTTATTACGAAAAGACAACTGAGGTTGAGAGACGGCCTGGGGAGCTTAATGATCTTGCTGATGACCCAGTCATCCAATTTGACCCAATGTCTTTACTGCGCGACGAACCATGCCCTGCCCAAGATGAAGAAATCCAGCAGAGCATGAATATGGGACCTCAATGTGATAATGACCTATTCTCTGGTTGTTCTGGTTTCATTCCCCTGACACTGCTGAATGAAGATGCTCCAATTCATTCACCTGAATTTGATCAGTACTTCAATTAA
- the LOC126693616 gene encoding disease resistance protein RUN1-like isoform X2 translates to MVDMWRAALREVANLSGWHLQDRHESEFIQHIVNEMMEKLSSKSSSITKNFVGIESTMAKLIPSYLGFENSICIIGIYGMGGLGKTTLARVIYDEFRSHFEGFSFIANVREDSKIQGLPQLQQQLLADILVDQNIKIRNVYEGVDMIKKRLCHKKVLLVIDDVDRLDQLDKLAGEQDWFGLGSWIIITTRDEHVLVQHGVHKRYKPEVLNNEDASKLFCLKAFKMEQPKEGYMQLSQEVVKYANGLPLALVTLGSFLVGRTIDEWKSALKSFKKTKGDIFDILKISYDGLEEMWKEIFLDIACFFRRRKKDQVIQILENCDFDAIIGISVLVERSLLTVDDSEYLGMHDLLAEMGQKIIHFESGGNLGKQSRLWLTEDLLRVLKNNMATDEIRAIVVKYEEEHLNFEEFPEMFSKMSNLRLLIIKKPLRFGKLDSPKALNPGHLAIPNELRHLSWASCPLRCLASSFQPKELVQLGLPHGTFEYLWEGVMHSVKLKFIDLSFSENLIRTPDFSGVPRLEGLNLSCCDSLVEIHPSIGQLSRLQYLKLDSCESLTDLPSMSAEMQSLTLLDLSCCYNFSSILKFTGIMKSLSKISLGAAAIKKLAPSSIQCLTALTFLDLSSCKKLECLPSNMDDLRSLETLILRGCKKLKSLPRLPSTLRFINAQCCFSLKPSPALVKLSSLSQPVFRWHPYDESGSGVAFTRLFRYLQGLLCRKTVYETSSKRKEDGSITEFQITIHGFEIPSWLTHQSVGNSISIELPSNWCNSKWMGFALCASVSACKGKRFGVGARVTALGDMTQNHYASELFNTFMHCEDSIWLLYLSRDDWFAAVGNGECRKIKVIFETYDLAFHVHECGVNLVYEQDVDEFSQTNAQCLIESFGKGFISEFTSNDHLKQPSSLANAVGDDDDDDVDNDDGDDDDDDDDDDDDGDDGNDDDDEL, encoded by the exons GCATGAGTCTGAATTTATCCAACACATTGTGAATGAGATGATGGAGAAATTGAGTTCTAAATCCTCAAGCATTACCAAAAACTTCGTAGGAATAGAATCTACTATGGCAAAATTGATCCCCTCATATTTAGGTTTTGAAAATAGTATTTGCATAATAGGGATTTATGGTATGGGGGGGTTGGGTAAGACAACTCTTGCTAGAGTTATTTATGATGAGTTTCGTAGTCATTTTGAAGGTTTTAGTTTTATTGCCAATGTTAGGGAAGATTCAAAAATACAGGGATTGCCTCAATTACAACAGCAGCTTCTTGCAGACATTTTGGTggaccaaaatataaaaataaggaATGTTTATGAAGGGGTTGACATGATTAAGAAAAGGTTGTGTCATAAAAAAGTTTTACTTGTTATAGATGATGTTGACCGATTGGACCAATTAGACAAATTGGCTGGAGAGCAAGATTGGTTTGGATTGGGGAGTTGGATCATCATAACAACTAGAGATGAACATGTGTTGGTCCAACATGGAGTACATAAAAGGTATAAGCCTGAAGTATTAAATAATGAAGATGcttcaaaacttttttgtttgaaagcCTTCAAAATGGAACAACCCAAAGAAGGTTATATGCAGCTCTCTCAGGAAGTTGTAAAATATGCTAATGGCCTTCCATTAGCTCTTGTTACTTTGGGATCCTTTTTGGTTGGAAGAACAATAGATGAATGGAAAAGTGCAttgaaaagttttaaaaaaactaaaggaGATATATTTGATATACTTAAAATAAGTTATGATGGATTGGAAGAAATGTGGAAGGAGATATTCTtagatattgcatgtttctttaGACGGAGGAAGAAAGATCAAGTAATACAGATATTAGAGAATTGTGATTTCGATGCAATAATTGGTATTAGTGTTCTTGTGGAAAGATCTCTCCTAACTGTGGATGATAGTGAATATTTGGGGATGCATGATCTACTAGCAGAAATGGgtcaaaaaattattcattttgaaTCAGGTGGGAATCTCGGAAAGCAGAGTAGGTTGTGGCTTACTGAGGACCTGCTTCGTGTATTGAAGAACAATATg GCAACGGATGAAATTCGAGCCATAGTTGTCAAATACGAGGAAGAGCATTTAAACTTTGAAGAATTTCCTGAAATGTTTTCAAAGATGTCTAATCTTAGATTGCTGATAATTAAGAAGCCACTGAGATTTGGAAAGCTGGACTCCCCGAAGGCCCTCAATCCTGGGCATCTTGCTATTCCTAATGAGCTAAGACATCTTTCATGGGCATCATGTCCTTTAAGATGTTTGGCATCTAGTTTCCAACCAAAGGAGCTTGTTCAACTTGGCTTGCCGCATGGCACATTTGAATATCTTTGGGAAGGAGTAATG CATTCAGTCAAGTTAAAGTTCATCGATCTTAGTTTTTCAGAAAACCTTATTAGGACACCTGACTTTTCAGGTGTTCCGAGACTTGAGGGACTAAATCTTTCTTGCTGCGATAGTTTGGTTGAGATCCACCCATCTATTGGACAACTCAGCAGGCTTCAGTATTTAAAATTGGATAGCTGTGAATCTCTTACCGATCTTCCCAGCATGTCTGCTGAAATGCAATCCCTTACGCTTCTTGATCTTTCTTGTTGCTACAATTTCAGTTCAATTCTGAAATTTACTGGAATTATGAAAAGCCTATCGAAAATCTCTTTGGGTGCGGCTGCTATTAAGAAACTAGCACCCTCTTCAATCCAGTGTTTGACTGCCCTTACTTTTTTAGATCTAAGTTCCTGCAAAAAGCTTGAATGTCTTCCAAGCAACATGGATGATTTGAGGTCTCTTGAAACACTCATTCTTCGCGGAtgcaaaaaactaaaatcattgCCGAGGCTTCCATCAACTTTAAGATTTATAAATGCTCAATGTTGCTTTTCTCTAAAACCGTCACCAGCACTGGTCAAACTAAGTAGCTTGTCACAACCAGTCTTCCGGTGGCATCCGTATGATGAGAGCGGCAGTGGAGTAGCTTTTACAAGATTGTTCCGTTACCTACAG GGACTCCTTTGTCGTAAAACAGTTTATGAAACTTCTTCCAAAAGGAAAGAAGATGGATCTATAACTGAATTTCAGATAACTATTCACGGATTTGAAATTCCATCATGGTTAACTCATCAAAGTGTGGGAAATTCAATAAGCATAGAGCTGCCTTCAAATTGGTGTAATAGTAAATGGATGGGGTTCGCTCTCTGTGCATCAGTATCAGCTTGTAAAGGGAAGAGATTTGGTGTTGGAGCTCGTGTGACAGCCCTTGGTGATATGACTCAGAATCACTATGCCTCTGAACTTTTCAATACGTTCATGCATTGTGAGGACAGTATTTGGCTATTGTATTTGTCTCGTGATGATTGGTTTGCTGCTGTTGGGAATGGTGAATGCCGTAAGATTAAGGTTATATTTGAGACCTATGACTTAGCCTTTCATGTGCATGAATGTGGGGTCAATTTGGTGTACGAGCAAGATGTGGACGAGTTCAGCCAAACAAATGCACAATGTTTGATTGAGAGCTTTGGGAAAGGTTTCATCTCTGAATTCACTAGTAATGACCATCTCAAACAACCTTCATCGTTGGCAA ATGCagttggtgatgatgatgatgatgatgttgataatgatgatggggatgatgatgacgacgacgacgatgatgatgatgatggggaTGATgggaatgatgatgatgatgaactTTAA